One window of Nicotiana tomentosiformis chromosome 11, ASM39032v3, whole genome shotgun sequence genomic DNA carries:
- the LOC104109232 gene encoding uncharacterized protein, protein MDDLNGDFFALLVDESRDLSCKEQLSIVLRYVNRCGSVVEHFIGIVHVRNTSALCLKEAIVDYLAQHSLSLSYVCGQCYDGARNMQGDLCGLKTLIQQESKSAYSIHYFAQQLQLTLVAVSKKCLEVGELVLLVSNVLNIVGGSFKRMDDLRESQAEKVQEALDMGELETGRGLNQELGLARAADTRWGSHYKSFKNFISMFGSIIDVIDTIVVDARTLEERAKAKGYLSTCQTFEVAFILHLMRGVLGITNELNTFLQKKEQDIANAILLVEVTKKWLQKLREEECDSFIDKVFAFCVKYNILIPNFVDFYVNSGRFRRKVIDYTILHHYRVDIFFTIIDWQVQEINDRFNEVTTNLLLGVTCLNPIDSFFGFDIKKISMMAELYPDDFDENIMVTLKNQLETYIVDVTDVDERFSNLQGHVDLSETLVKTKKHVNYPFVFRLVKFALLLPIVTATVERTFSAMKLIKSELRNRINDEFMSGCLVPYAERKIFNTISDETIMNTFQEMKTRRGQL, encoded by the coding sequence ATGGACGATCTAAATGGAGACTTTTTTGCATTGCTAGTTGATGAATCACGTGATTTATCATGCAAAGAGCAATTATCTATTGTATTGCGATATGTTAATAGATGTGGATCTGTGGTGGAGCATTTTATTGGGATCGTTCATGTTCGTAATACTAGTGCTTTATGTTTAAAGGAAGCAATTGTTGATTACCTTGCTCAACATTCTTTGAGTTTATCTTATGTGTGTGGACAATGCTATGATGGAGCAAGAAACATGCAAGGGGATTTATGTGGCCTCAAAACTTTGATTCAACAAGAAAGTAAATCTGCTTATTCCATTCATTATTTtgcacaacaacttcaattaactCTTGTTGCGGTATCCAAAAAGTGTCTTGAAGTGGGAGAACTTGTATTGTTAGTTTCTAATGTATTGAATATAGTGGGAGGTTCTTTTAAACGTATGGATGATCTTCGAGAATCTCAAGCAGAAAAAGTTCAAGAGGCATTAGACATGGGTGAACTTGAAACTGGTAGGGGTTTGAATCAAGAACTTGGTCTTGCCAGAGCTGCCGATACTCGTTGGGGTTCGCATTACAAATCTTTTAAGAACTTTATTTCTATGTTTGGCTCAATTATTGATGTTATTGATACTATCGTTGTTGATGCCCGAACTTTAGAAGAAAGAGCTAAGGCAAAGGGATATCTTAGCACTTGTCAAACATTTGAGGTTGCTTTCATATTGCACCTAATGAGAGGTGTTTTGGGAATCACAAATGAGCTTAATACATTTTTACAAAAAAAGGAGCAAGATATTGCAAATGCTATTCTACTTGTTGAAGTGACAAAGAAATGGTTGCAAAAGCTAAGAGAAGAAGAATGTGATTCATTTATTGATAAGGTGTTTGCATTTTGTGTCAAGTATAATATTTTGATACCAAACTTTGTTGACTTCTATGTTAACTCTGGAAGATTTCGACGTAAAGTTATTGATTATACTATTTTACATCACTATCGTGTTGATATCTTTTTTACGATTATTGATTggcaagttcaagaaatcaatgATCGTTTTAATGAGGTGACAACGAACTTGCTTCTTGGAGTAACTTGCTTAAATCCAATTGATTCATTTTTCGGTTTTGACATAAAAAAGATATCGATGATGGCTGAATTGTATCCTGACGATTTTGATGAGAATATAATGGTTACGCTCAAGAATCAACTTGAAACTTATATTGTTGATGTTACTGATGTTGATGAAAGGTTCTCAAATCTACAAGGACATGTTGATCTTTCTGAAACACTAGTTAAGACAAAGAAGCATGTGAATTATCCATTTGTGTTTCGCCTTGTGAAATTTGCTTTGCTTCTACCAATTGTCACTGCTACAGTTGAAAGAACTTTCTCAGCGATGAAGTTGATCAAGAGTGAATTGCGAAACCGAATAAATGACGAATTCATGAGCGGTTGCTTGGTACCTTATgcagaaagaaaaatatttaatacCATTTCTGATGAGACTATTATGAATACGTTTCAGGAAATGAAAACTCGTAGAGGACAGttgtaa